The Streptomyces sp. JB150 genomic interval CGACGCTCCCCGGGACCTCGGTATCCAGGGAGTCATCGGAGTGCCGGAAGGCAACCCGGTCGAGCTGGAACTCCGACTCGAGTCGGTCATGGAAGGGGTGCTCGTCACAGGCACCGCCCGTGCAACGGCCGAGGGGGAGTGCGTAAGGTGTCTGGAGCCGCTCGAGCAGGAGCTCGAAGCGGACTTCCAGGAGATGTTCTCGTACCCTGACGCCGACGACCGGGGCCGTGTGAAAGCGGAACCGGCCGACGACGCCGAGGACGACGAGGACAGGCTCTTCCTCGAGGACGGACTCTTCGACCTCGAACCTGTGCTGCGCGATGCGGTGGTGCTCGCACTGCCGATGCAGCCGGTGTGCCAGGAAGACTGCCCGGGCCTGTGCTCCGAGTGCGGAGCGCGCCTTGCGGACGACCCGGACCACCACCATGACGCCGTCGACATCCGTTGGGCGGCATTGCAGGGAATCGCCGGTTCGCTCGAATCCGGCGATAAGGACGAGATGAGCGGCGCCGAAGCGGGCGTCGACGAGAAGCAGGAGAAGTAGCCGTGGCTGTTCCGAAGCGGAAGATGTCGCGCAGCAACACGCGCCACCGCCGGTCGCAGTGGAAGGCTGCGGTCCCCACCCTGGTTGCGTGCGAGCGCTGCCACGAGCCCAAGCAGCAGCACATCGCGTGCCCGTCGTGCGGCACCTACAACAAGCGCCAGGTCCTCGAGGTCTGAGCGGCTGGTGAGAGGCACTGTGTCCACGCCGAAGAAAAACTCTGCGGACAACCAGGCCTCGTCCCACACGCTTCTGGAAGGGCGGCTCGGCTACAAGGTCGAGTCCGCCCTTCTGGTGCGAGCGCTGACCCACCGTTCCTACGCGTACGAGAACGGCGGTCTGCCGACGAACGAGCGGCTGGAGTTCCTGGGGGACTCCGTGCTCGGCCTCGTCGTCACGGACACGCTGTACCGCACCCACCCCGACCTGCCCGAAGGCCAGCTGGCCAAGCTGCGGGCCGCGGTGGTCAACTCGCGCGCGCTGGCGGAGGTGGGGCGGACGCTGGACCTCGGCTCCTTCATCCGGCTCGGCCGGGGTGAAGAGGGCACGGGCGGCCGGGACAAGGCGTCCATCCTCGCCGACACCCTCGAAGCGGTGATCGGCGCGGTCTACCTCGACCAGGGCCTGGACTCGGCGGCGGAGCTGGTGCACCGTCTGTTCGACCCGCTGATCGAGAAGTCCTCCAACCTGGGCGCCGGCCTGGACTGGAAGACATCCCTCCAGGAGCTGACCGCGACCGAAGGCCTCGGCGTCCCCGAGTACCTGGTCACGGAGACCGGCCCCGACCACGAGAAGACCTTCACTGCTGCCGCCCGCGTCGGAGGCGTCTCGTACGGCACCGGCACCGGCCGCAGCAAGAAGGAGGCCGAGCAGCAGGCCGCGGAATCCGCCTGGCGCGCCATCCGCGCCGCGGCGGACGAGCGCGCCAAGGCGGCGACAGCCGCGGCGGCGGCCGCCGTCGACGCCGCTCCGGCCGAGGAGGGCAGCGCCGACACCTCGTCGGCGACCGCCTGACCGCACGCGATCGAGCGCCTGCCCCGGTGGCCCCGGGGCGGGCGCTTCGCTCATCCACCGGCTTTTTCCACGGAGTCCCGATGCCCGAGTTGCCCGAGGTCGAGGTCGTCCGGCGTGGGCTGGAGCGGTGGGTCGCCCACCGGACCGTCGCCGACGCCGAAGTGCTGCACCCGCGTGCCGTACGCCGGCACGGGGCGGGCGGGGAGGACTTCGCGCAGCGGCTGAAGGGGCACCGGATCGGCACGCCCAGCCGCCGCGGCAAGTATCTGTGGCTGCCGCTGGAAGACACCGAGCAGGCGATCCTCGCCCACCTCGGAATGAGCGGCCAGCTGCTGGTCCAGCCGCACGAGGCGCCGGACGAGAAGCACCTGCGCATCCGGGTCCGCTTCGCCGACGACCTCGGCACCGAGCTGCGCTTCGTCGACCAGCGCACCTTCGGCGGGCTCTCGCTGCACGACACCACCCCGGACGGCCTGCCCGACGTCATCGCGCACATCGCCCGCGACCCCCTGGACCCGCTCTTCGACGACGAGGCCTTCCACCGGGCGCTGCGCCGCAAGCGGACCACCATCAAGCGGGCCCTGCTCGACCAGTCGCTGATCAGCGGCGTCGGCAACATCTACGCGGACGAGGCGCTGTGGCGCTCCCGTCTGCACTACGACCGCCCGACCTCCACCTTCACCCGCTCGCGCACCGGCGAGCTGCTGGGCCATGTGCGGGACGTGATGAACGCGGCCCTGGCGGTCGGCGGCACCAGCTTCGACAGCCTCTACGTCAACGTCAACGGCGAGTCCGGTTACTTCGACCGCTCGCTGGACGCGTACGGCCGTGAGGGGCTGCCGTGCAAGCGGTGCGGTACGCCGATGCGCCGCCGCCCGTGGATGAACCGCTCCAGCTACTACTGCCCGCGCTGCCAGCGCCCGCCGCGCATCTCGGCGTAGCGGCGGCGGGCGTCAGCCGGGGGGCTCAGCGCGGCGCGCGGGCCGCGTCGTAGCGCTCCCGGGCGGCGAGGACGTCGTCCATGCGGCCCTCCACGAAGTGGATGAGGCCCATCAGGCGCTCGGCGACGCCGCGGCCGAGGGGGGTCAGTTCGTAGTCCACCCGCGGCGGGTTGGTGGGCTGGGCCTCGCGGTGCACCAGTCCGTCGCGCTCCAGCGCGTGCAGCGTCTGGGACAGCATCTTCTCGCTGACGCCGTCGACCCGGCGGCGCAGCTCGTTGAAGCGGAACGACCCCTCGTACAGGGCCCCGAGGGTGAGCGCGCCCCAGCGGCCGGTGACGTGCTCCAGCGTGCCGCGCGAGGGGCAGGCCCTGGAGAACACGTTGTACGGGAGGTCCTGCTCCGGCACGCGCTCCTGGGTGGTCGTCATGCCTCAAGCTTAGGCGACCGCAGCGCCAACCGAGAGGTTGCGCTGTGGGAGAGTCAGTGCCGGAGCCGCAGGACCATGGAGCTGCGGAGCCGCCGGGGGTGTCAGTAGCCGAAGTCCTGGGTCCACCACGGCCCGCCCGGGCCGAAGTGGACGCCGACGCCCAGGGTCGTGAACTCGCAGTTCAGTATGTTGGCGCGGTGACCGGGGCTGTTCATCCAGGCCTCCATGACGGCGGCGGCGTCGGCCTGGCCGCGCGCTATGTTCTCGCCGCCCAGGTCGGTGATGCCGGCCTTCTCCGCCCGGTCCCAGGGCGTCGCCCCGCTGGGGTCGGTGTGGTCGAAGAAGTCCCGCGCGGCCATGTCCGCGCTGAAGTCCCGGGCGAGCTTCGCCAGCGCGCTGTTCGCGGCGACCGGACTGCACCCCGCCTTCGCCCGCTCCTCGTTGACCAGCTTCAGCACCTGCGCCTCGGCGGCGGCCTCCGCGGAGACCGTGACCGGGGCGGTCGTCTTCGGCGGGGTCCTGGTCGGCGTACGCGAGGGCGTCGGGGTGGGCTTCGGCTTCTGCGAGGGGGTGGCCGAGGGCTTCTCGGAGGCCTTCTCGGAGGCCTTCTCGGACGGCTTCCCGGTGGTCGGCGACGCCGACGGACGGGGGGAGGACGCCGAGGGGGAGGCGGAGCGCCCGGTGCCGGGGCTCGTCGCGGCGCCGTCGCCGGTGGGGCTCTCGGCCCTGCCGGAGGTGCCGCCCAGCGGGCCCTCGGTGTTCGCGGCGCCGCCGTCGGAGGCCTGCACCCGGTCGTCACTGCCGCCGCCCAGCCGGTAGGTGTCGGTGCCGGGCAGCACGCCGGTGGCGACCGCGACCGCGCCGAGGGCCACCGCGGCGGAGACGCCGAGCAGACCGGTGCGGACCGGGGTGGCGGCCTTCTTGCGGCGGCGGTGCGAGCGTCCGCGCCCGGTGCCGTCACCCG includes:
- the rnc gene encoding ribonuclease III, which encodes MSTPKKNSADNQASSHTLLEGRLGYKVESALLVRALTHRSYAYENGGLPTNERLEFLGDSVLGLVVTDTLYRTHPDLPEGQLAKLRAAVVNSRALAEVGRTLDLGSFIRLGRGEEGTGGRDKASILADTLEAVIGAVYLDQGLDSAAELVHRLFDPLIEKSSNLGAGLDWKTSLQELTATEGLGVPEYLVTETGPDHEKTFTAAARVGGVSYGTGTGRSKKEAEQQAAESAWRAIRAAADERAKAATAAAAAAVDAAPAEEGSADTSSATA
- a CDS encoding CAP domain-containing protein, which encodes MGRHRRSDAGRAATGRATGVTPPQDTPAQGSGAAGRDPRHTEPERPPEPGIAPYLNPEAYAHVQARSDAYLFGTEEERDAAAGTAVLPTVETPGGAGTTAAGTGASASGDGTGRGRSHRRRKKAATPVRTGLLGVSAAVALGAVAVATGVLPGTDTYRLGGGSDDRVQASDGGAANTEGPLGGTSGRAESPTGDGAATSPGTGRSASPSASSPRPSASPTTGKPSEKASEKASEKPSATPSQKPKPTPTPSRTPTRTPPKTTAPVTVSAEAAAEAQVLKLVNEERAKAGCSPVAANSALAKLARDFSADMAARDFFDHTDPSGATPWDRAEKAGITDLGGENIARGQADAAAVMEAWMNSPGHRANILNCEFTTLGVGVHFGPGGPWWTQDFGY
- a CDS encoding helix-turn-helix domain-containing protein; the encoded protein is MTTTQERVPEQDLPYNVFSRACPSRGTLEHVTGRWGALTLGALYEGSFRFNELRRRVDGVSEKMLSQTLHALERDGLVHREAQPTNPPRVDYELTPLGRGVAERLMGLIHFVEGRMDDVLAARERYDAARAPR
- the rpmF gene encoding 50S ribosomal protein L32; the protein is MAVPKRKMSRSNTRHRRSQWKAAVPTLVACERCHEPKQQHIACPSCGTYNKRQVLEV
- a CDS encoding DUF177 domain-containing protein, which translates into the protein MAPHARLDHRNPLVFDTHELGRRPGALQRLTRTIDAPRDLGIQGVIGVPEGNPVELELRLESVMEGVLVTGTARATAEGECVRCLEPLEQELEADFQEMFSYPDADDRGRVKAEPADDAEDDEDRLFLEDGLFDLEPVLRDAVVLALPMQPVCQEDCPGLCSECGARLADDPDHHHDAVDIRWAALQGIAGSLESGDKDEMSGAEAGVDEKQEK
- the mutM gene encoding bifunctional DNA-formamidopyrimidine glycosylase/DNA-(apurinic or apyrimidinic site) lyase encodes the protein MPELPEVEVVRRGLERWVAHRTVADAEVLHPRAVRRHGAGGEDFAQRLKGHRIGTPSRRGKYLWLPLEDTEQAILAHLGMSGQLLVQPHEAPDEKHLRIRVRFADDLGTELRFVDQRTFGGLSLHDTTPDGLPDVIAHIARDPLDPLFDDEAFHRALRRKRTTIKRALLDQSLISGVGNIYADEALWRSRLHYDRPTSTFTRSRTGELLGHVRDVMNAALAVGGTSFDSLYVNVNGESGYFDRSLDAYGREGLPCKRCGTPMRRRPWMNRSSYYCPRCQRPPRISA